From the genome of Latilactobacillus curvatus JCM 1096 = DSM 20019:
TGGATTATCTAAGCTGCCCGGTTGACCAGCTTGAAAGTTACCATTCTGATCAAAATTAAAAGTGAGTGTATAAGCAATCAAGTGGCCACGATTTTGCGGTGTGATTCGGCGGTCATTGACAATCAGAGGTTGATTATGCCAACCCGTTGGATTCCAAATTTGGCGCGTCCGGCCTTCTGATTTGCCCAGATTCCGCTTTGATAAGTAAGCTGTGACGCTAGTTGTTCGGTTAAGCTGGTCGAGTTGCCCATAGACGATTTTTTCACCTTGCCAATCCGTTGCTGTTAATTGGCTTTGATCGTTATTAATTGGTAGATAGGCCGCAGATCCGCTTTTAAAATCTTGATCAGCAATGGCTTGATAATCAGGACTGACTGGGGGTGTTTGTTTAGCTGGTTGCTCAGTAGCAACTGTAGCAGGGAACACATTTTGTAAGACATTGTTGCGACCACCGAGATAACCGACTGCCAAGATAGCAATGGTTAAGATGGTTCGTCTAATTTTTTTCGTTTTCAAAAGAGATACTCCTATTAATGAAAATTGATTTGAGACAAGATAAAAACCCACGAGATGAATTGATCATCGGTGGGCTGAAGGTATTATTTTGAACTATTGCGTAGTGTCAGCGTCGTGCCAATCGTAATGACTTGGGGGATAATTTCGCTAGCGGCGAGTTGTTTAACCAATAACTCGGCAGCTGATTGGCCCATTTGTTCAGTGTAAACTTTAACGGAACTTAAAGTAGGGAACGTGTATTGGCAAATTGAGGTATCGTTGAAACTAATCAGGCTGAGTTGTTCAGGGACTTTGATGCCTGATTCATGTAAGGCGCGTAAAGCGCCGACTGCCATTGCATCATTGGCGATGAAGAGGGCTTCTGGTAAATCGGAACTTTGGTCTTGTAATAATTGTATCATGAGTTGGTAACCTGATTCGGGTGTAAAGTCACCGGTTAAAATCCAATCGGGGTGATAGTTTTTTTGAGCTTTGAGTAACGTCTTAAAATGAATAAAACGGGGATCCGGTCCCAATTTAGTATTATCAGCAGTGCTCTCTTGACCAGTTAACATACCAATTTTAGTTAAGCCGGCGGTTGTAAAATGATTGATTACGGATTTAATTGGTGTTTTGAAGTCGGTCATCACACAGCTGACTTCACAATCGAGCGTGTTCATGTCGACGAAGACGAGGTTGTGGTTGAGTTTTTTTAGGCGCTTAATCTGCGCAGGGCTGTACTTACCAATTACCACAGCACCCGTAGCATCATGGAGCGTATCAAATGGATCGTTTTGAAAGAAGCGTGTTACGTCATAACCAAGTTCTTTGAGTTTCTTTTCAACGCCAAGTCGGATGGAGAGGTAGTATAGATCTTCCAATTCTTCTTTAGCGGTATACCATTCAACAATCGCAATGCGTCCGCGTTGCTGGTTCATTTTGCGCGTGTTTTTACGATAGTTTAAACTTTCGGCGGCTTCGAAAATCCGTTGCCGGGTCTCATCGCCAACCGAAAGTGTTTGATCATAATTTAGGACCCGCGAAACGGTTGCATTCGAAACGTTAGCGAGTTGAGCAATATCTTTGATCGTTGCCAAGGTGCACCTCTCAATTCAATGTTTACTATTACTTAGTTTAGCATAACCAATGAAAAGAAAGCGATAGTTAACAAAAAAGATTGATTTTTTAGTAAATGTTTAGTAAAATGAAAGCGATTAATAAAGGAGGAATTTACTATGAACATGACAGAATTAAATACCGCATTCGAAAACGCATTCCACAAAGCACCGGAAGCGAGCTACTTCGCACCAGGTCGGATTAACTTGATTGGTGAACATACTGATTACAACGGCGGGCATGTTTTCCCAACCGCGATTACATTGGGCACATATGCAGTCGTTGCTAAACGTGATGACCAAACAATCAATTTATTATCTGGGAACTTTGAAGATGCGGGTGTCATTTCATTTGACCTCAGCGACTTATCTTATCAAAAGGCCCACAACTGGGCGAACTATCCAAAAGGGATGATTGTTTACCTTCAAGAACAAGGTTACACAATCGACAGTGGTTTGGACATTTATTTAAAAGGCAATATTCCAAACGGCGCTGGCTTATCATCATCCGCATCAATTGAATTATTAATGGGTGTGATTCTAGAAGACCAATTCAATTTAGAAATTGACCGTGTCGACCTTGTTAAAACCGGTGTCATGGTTGAAAATAAATTTATCGGCGTTAACTCAGGCATCATGGATCAATTTGCCGTTGGAATGGGCAAAGCCAACCATGCCATCTTACTAGACACGAACACATTGGATTACGATTTAGTCCCAATTGATTTGCAAGACAACGTGATTATTATCATGAACACTAATAAACGCCGTGAATTGGCCGATTCAAAATATAATGAACGTCGCAGTGAATGTGAAAAGGCCTTAGCCATTTTACAAACGAAGAATGATATTCAATCATTGGGCGATTTAGATAACGAAACCTTTGATTTACAAACATACATGCTACAAGATGAAAACTTGTTGAAACGTGCACGCCATGCGGTTTCTGAAAACCAACGGACAATGAAGGCCCGCGAAGCCCTGAAGAACAACGACCTTGAACGTTTCGGCAAATTAGTTAATGCGTCACACGTGTCATTGCAATTTGATTATGAAGTGACTGGGATCGAATTAGACACACTCGTTCAAACCGCTTGGCAACAACCAGGGGTCTTAGGCGCTCGGATGACTGGTGCGGGCTTTGGGGGTTGTGCGATTGCAATTGTTGCTAAAGACCAAGTCGACAACTTTGAAACGAATGTTGCTAAAGTTTATACAGACAAGATTGGGTATGCGCCAAGTTTCTACGTGGCAGAAATTGCCGATGGCGCTAAAAAATTAGGTTAATCAGTCAACTGAAGAGGAGAATGATAAGATGACAGTTTTAGTATTAGGTGGCGCCGGCTACATCGGCTCACACACCGTTGATCAATTAATTCAACGCGGCACGGATGTGGCCGTTGTCGACAGTCTCGTCACCGGCCATCAAGCCGCCATTAATTCACAAGCGCGCTTTTACCAAGGCGATATTCGCGACAAAGATTTCATGCGCAGCGTCTTCCAACAAGAAAAAGTCAGCGGTGTGATTCATTTCGCCGCTTTCTCAATCGTGCCCGAATCGATGCAAGCACCACTTAAATATTTCGACAATAACACATACGGCATGACTGCCTTACTCGAAGTGATGAATGAATTCGACGTCAAACACATCGTCTTTTCATCAACAGCGGCCACTTATGGGGAACCGAAATCAATTCCAATTAAGGAATCCGACCCACAAGTCCCAACTAACCCGTATGGTGAAAGTAAATTAATGATGGAAACGATGATGAAATGGGCTGACAGAGCTTACGGTATTAAATTCGTTGCATTACGGTACTTCAATGTCGCTGGTGCCAAACCAGATGGTTCAATCGGTGAAGATCATCACCCAGAAACCCACTTGTTACCAATCGTGTTACAAGTGGCTGCTGGCAAACGTGAACAACTCTCCATCTTTGGTGATGATTATGATACACCAGATGGCACTAACGTCCGCGACTATGTCCACGCGTTAGACTTAGCCGACGCCCATATTTTGGCCCTCGGTTACCTCGAAGAAGGCCATGATAGTAACGCCTTTAACTTAGGCTCATCAACTGGTTTTTCAAATATGGAAATTGTCGAAGCCGCTCGCAAAGTGACTGGCAAGGCAATTCCTGTGACAATGGCACCGCGTCGTGCTGGTGATCCAAGTACTTTGATTGCCGCAAGTGACAAAGCACGCGAAGTCTTAGGTTGGACGCCACAGTATGACAATATGGAAGCAATTATTGAAACTGCCTGGAATTGGCATTTAAATCATCCAGCAGGATACGCAGATCGGTAGAGGAAAGCATATGCAAGCAAGAGAATTGATTCAAACATTTATTGAAAAAGTGATTATCTTTCAAGACACACTTTATAAAGCAGAAGACCAACAGTACTTATTTAATCTCGTCTTAGACCTTGTTGGTGAAGAGGACAGTAACGTTGCGGTGACTGATCAAAGTCTCATCGGATTAAAGGACGCATTGTTGCGTCTTGCAGTTGCGAATAGCCGGATTGAGAATTTAGCGGCAGAACAAGATATTTTAGGGGCGAAGTTGATGGATTTGGTGACGCCATTACCAAGTGCGGTGAACCGCCATTTTTGGCATCAATACGAGAGTGATCCCCAACAAGCACTTGCCGACTTTTATGAATTAAGTCGGGCCAACGACTACGTTAAAGTGGCCGCAATCGCGAAAAATATCGCTTATCAAGTGCCGACGCACTATGGCGACTTAGAAATCACGATTAATTTATCGAAGCCGGAAAAGGATCCGAAACAAATTGCGTTAGCCAAAACGATGAAACAAACCGGCTACCCCAAATGTCAATTATGTCTGGAAAATGAGGGGTATACGGGGCGTTTAGATTT
Proteins encoded in this window:
- a CDS encoding DNA/RNA non-specific endonuclease; translated protein: MKTKKIRRTILTIAILAVGYLGGRNNVLQNVFPATVATEQPAKQTPPVSPDYQAIADQDFKSGSAAYLPINNDQSQLTATDWQGEKIVYGQLDQLNRTTSVTAYLSKRNLGKSEGRTRQIWNPTGWHNQPLIVNDRRITPQNRGHLIAYTLTFNFDQNGNFQAGQPGSLDNPLNLATQSAYSNQKTMQIFEEKVRTALEANKKVIYKVTTVFRGNELMPRGYWVQAISTDGTLNFNDYVWNVEPGVAFDYMTGRSHLDASMQVKDGQNIVDRTKQQVKQLF
- a CDS encoding LacI family DNA-binding transcriptional regulator, with product MATIKDIAQLANVSNATVSRVLNYDQTLSVGDETRQRIFEAAESLNYRKNTRKMNQQRGRIAIVEWYTAKEELEDLYYLSIRLGVEKKLKELGYDVTRFFQNDPFDTLHDATGAVVIGKYSPAQIKRLKKLNHNLVFVDMNTLDCEVSCVMTDFKTPIKSVINHFTTAGLTKIGMLTGQESTADNTKLGPDPRFIHFKTLLKAQKNYHPDWILTGDFTPESGYQLMIQLLQDQSSDLPEALFIANDAMAVGALRALHESGIKVPEQLSLISFNDTSICQYTFPTLSSVKVYTEQMGQSAAELLVKQLAASEIIPQVITIGTTLTLRNSSK
- a CDS encoding galactokinase — encoded protein: MNMTELNTAFENAFHKAPEASYFAPGRINLIGEHTDYNGGHVFPTAITLGTYAVVAKRDDQTINLLSGNFEDAGVISFDLSDLSYQKAHNWANYPKGMIVYLQEQGYTIDSGLDIYLKGNIPNGAGLSSSASIELLMGVILEDQFNLEIDRVDLVKTGVMVENKFIGVNSGIMDQFAVGMGKANHAILLDTNTLDYDLVPIDLQDNVIIIMNTNKRRELADSKYNERRSECEKALAILQTKNDIQSLGDLDNETFDLQTYMLQDENLLKRARHAVSENQRTMKAREALKNNDLERFGKLVNASHVSLQFDYEVTGIELDTLVQTAWQQPGVLGARMTGAGFGGCAIAIVAKDQVDNFETNVAKVYTDKIGYAPSFYVAEIADGAKKLG
- the galE gene encoding UDP-glucose 4-epimerase GalE; translation: MTVLVLGGAGYIGSHTVDQLIQRGTDVAVVDSLVTGHQAAINSQARFYQGDIRDKDFMRSVFQQEKVSGVIHFAAFSIVPESMQAPLKYFDNNTYGMTALLEVMNEFDVKHIVFSSTAATYGEPKSIPIKESDPQVPTNPYGESKLMMETMMKWADRAYGIKFVALRYFNVAGAKPDGSIGEDHHPETHLLPIVLQVAAGKREQLSIFGDDYDTPDGTNVRDYVHALDLADAHILALGYLEEGHDSNAFNLGSSTGFSNMEIVEAARKVTGKAIPVTMAPRRAGDPSTLIAASDKAREVLGWTPQYDNMEAIIETAWNWHLNHPAGYADR